Within the Pieris napi chromosome 10, ilPieNapi1.2, whole genome shotgun sequence genome, the region TATATAACcagattattataaattcaaaattaattattactgaaAGTAATAACGAGTTTTGTTAGGgtattcttaataataaatacgaaCCTTGAGACAATTCCGGTTGATCAATATGTCCCGATTGATCAGTATCGTACGTTTTGAAGACTGCTAAccactgattaatataggtGTAGAGTTTGTCAAACTCTTCTAAATTGATATGCCCAGATCGATCTTTATCAAACATGcctagaaaaataattgttgtaaTTTATTCGTTCCATCCATTTCCGACCGAGATTTATCATACGTATATACTACGGGTCTAATAGCTCTGTAATATTCAGACAAAAGTAGGTATGCATATTTTCTAagctatattttaatttctaaatttaGTAACTAAAGTGAACTGGATGCTTAATTAGTGCTCACCTATCATTAAATTACATGCTGTATCAGAGAAATTCTGCCCTTGGCCATTCACTAAAGCAGCCTTTAATTCAATAGCTGTAATGAAACCGGATTGGTCTTTATCAACAGCCCGAAACCATTGTTGTACTTGAGGAGACACGGTGCCACCGGGTCCCATTGAGGGGTATGGGCCATGACCCATCTCCAATTGCTGTCCACCACCGGGCTATAAATCAACCATAAAATTACACATAATATCTATATAGATATtgactataattattattgttcatGTACAAagtactaatatttttttcttattggagttggaaagaaaaacattattacttataataagtttattattctataaaGTGGGTAGGTAAGTATAAATAGCTActtaattattcttatattaaatgttatttacatattttccaGTAACCATACCATGAAGACTGgtgaagtattttattaaaatagtaataaattctattgtatCATATTGTCTGgagtaacaaaaaatattctcactaaactcaacaaaaataaagaaagaggCAGGTAGGCACTTTAAagcactgattattattattttgttgaaaTTTTATGAATTCTATACTCTTGCAGACTGACAGCAACACTTTTGAATAGCTTCCTAAATAGGTTAAAATGTTtcttatttgataaataagaATACAGCATGTGTGTTGTGTAAACAAATATGAATAGTATAGACACCTATACTTTataaagagaaataaataaaataaagtacacTATACAATCAATAATAACACAAATAGTTTGGGTATTTTGccagaaaaaaatatgcttataaatactattgtgatattaaaacaatCCACTGTTATGGTAAAAATAGCTgcctttatataaaatctacatgctaattataattcttaaaacAGTCTtctgttattttgttttatatcacTAGTTATAGTATTGAATTACAATTTGTAATACTTACATGTAAATATATACTGTACTACAATTTCAGattttcaatattcaattgttactaaaattactgaattttaaaaatgtaataagtcGACACTCACAAggtagtttaaatatttttttggaaagtagtgttggaaataatataagttttatgCTGATTATTACCAATTTTTCTTAATGAAATATACGTTTTTgtcttacaattattatatctagAGTTTAATGACACAATTAGATTACTAATGAAGTctattaagtattgttatagattaatatttttaagtcttttaATGCAGTTAGGATATTAAATGTTAGCAGCAATACCAATTCTATCTAATTTTAGGAATCTCATAGCAGTAACACAATTAGTATATTATCATTACAAAGCTACTACAAAATCACATGACTACCCAACAAATGACaaactaatattttactacTTTTACTTACATACTATGTTAAACCATTACTCACATAAACCttagaaaaaataagaaaataacaaaGCTCATACAAACACAAATGACATTCAGTCTTTACATCAAACCAATACTGGCAagttttttacattttgtactaatattataaaccaCTAATGGACAAAGCTTTTCACTAACATTAAATACTGAGGCACTGAATAAGTTTCAccattgtaaatattatattagcatAACATTAGTCcctaataaataacaatataggattcagataaaataacaacttggtttaaattaaataaaatggacATCCAGTTAGTGAAAATGCAATGCTTTCAACAATATTCATTATGAATTTAATACAGACACTTTTAGGCTTAAACATTACTATTGTGACTAGAAAAACTATAAGTAGCTGGTGTAACACATGTATTCACACAAACTTGTATAGACGGTTTGAAAGAAGATGGCAGAAGCTTATGGGCTTCAGGCACTGGGGAATAGCTGTGACATACAGCAGTCTCAAAATGAACTGGCTCACTTCTGTCTGTGGGCACTCCATCAAAACTTGTTTGTTTTGCAGAGTCACCTGTTCCACTATCCTTGCACGATGAGTGTTCAGATGTGTTATCAGGAAACATATGAGGGGAATCACTATCACTATGCACTACTTGTGTCATTTTCACACTTTCGGTGGGGTAACTGCGCATGGCCCGAGCCATACGTCTACGAGTATGGTAAATAATTACCACCCAAATTATAGATGTACCAACTGCACAGCACACTacagtaattataattatacctGTCATATTTTCCTCTTTCACCATTATTGCTACTGGTGGTAATACTTTTAACTCTATAATTTCCTTTTTAGTGcctaaattatttgttatctCACATTCATAGTGACCTGCATCACCTGATTGTGctccaataataataagtagttGATTATTGCCTGCCAGAAAATGTCTTTCGGAAGGTAGAATTGGAGATCCGTCTTTAAGCCATTTTAAAACTGGCGGTGGCGAGCCTTGTACCATACACTCCAGAACCACTGGTTCCCCACTTGTAACTTCTTTGTTTCCCATAACTCTTATGAATGAAGGTTCTTGCAAAACACTGAGTGTTGCATTAGCTATGATTGTACCAGCAGGGTTTTTCGCAGCACAGCTATAAATTCCCATGTCTGTTGGTTTTGCATTAACAATAAAGAATAGATGGTCTGTTGGCATTACATTCATTCTCCTTTCTCTTGCTGCAGGGAAATCATTTCCCCCATCTTTTTTCCAAGAGATCTCAGGAGGTGGGTCACCAGTAGCAGCACAGTTAAGTGTTACAGTCTCCCCAGTTCTAACAGTTACATTAGTGGGTGTTTTAAGAAATCTAGGGAATGTAACAATATTCATCTTAGCCTTTGTAGAATATGTTGTACCAAATTTGTTGCTCACTACACATTGATATTTTCCAGAATCAGTGTGTGACACATCAGGTATTACAAGAACAGATGTTGCTTGTTGCCCTTTGTTTGTTAATGTTACATTTTCATATACCACAGGATTACTTATattgtcattattttttctCCATAAGAATGTCATGTTACTAAAAGGATTTGATGTTGCTGAACACAGTAAATTTGCTGAACGGTTTTTAATGGCCAGATGAGATTTAGGATGATTAACTATTTTAGGTTTAGGTGAATCACCACAGTTTTCTTCTTTAAGTCTAGATAATAATGTTCCTCTCACTTCAGCTGGATAAGCACATGTAGCTGTGACAAATTTATGTTCTAGCTTATCCTTTATCCATTTTACCAtccataatattttacaatcacATAGCAATGATGTTGTGTTTAGATGGAGCTTCCTTATATTAGTCAAAGAATCAAATGCATGTTGTTGTATAGAGGTAATATTATTGCCTCTTAAATccaattcatttaaatttgttaagcCTTCAAATGCTCTTGAGCTTATTGATTTAATATGATTTGCTGATAAACTAAAAGTTTCTAAATTTTGTAGCTTTGAAAATGCTCCAGACATATCCTCAACAGTCCatgatattttgttattatttaaaaacaaagattttaattgtattatatgaCTAAATGCTTCTTGTGAAATAACTGATATATTGTTACTACTTAAATTCAATGTGTGAAGATTAATTAAATGCTGGAAACTTCTTCCTTCAATCTGAATCAAATAGTTATGGGATAAATCCAAAAACTGTAGATTACTACACAATTCCCAAGAACCAATATCAATgtgcaatattaaattatttgccaAGGATAGGGTTGTTAAAGATTCTAGTCCATACATCCAACCTTTTGATACACTCTTTATCTTATTGTGATCTAGTTGCAGCAAGTTCACAGACTTAAATCCCAAAAAAGCACCATCCATGATGTTTTCTACACTATTGAATCTTATTTTCAAAGTTGTTAAGTTTGATAATCCTTGAAATAGTAGACCATTTATAACATGCAATTTGTTATGATTTAGTTCAAGTGTTTTTAAATTGGATtggtacataaataaatgatgaGGTAAAGAAgaaattgcatttttattcaattttaaagtGTTGAGATTTGTCAAATTGTTCAAAGCTCCATCTTTGATAAGTCTAATGCGATTGCTATTTAAACTTAAGACTTTAATTGAACAATTTGTAGGAAATCGGCCGATATCGATTTCTGTAATACTATTTTTGTTTAGGCTAACTTCTTGCACTTGATTTTGTTCAAGGAAACTTGGAATATTTTGAATAGCATTTTTATcaagttttaaaattcttaGGGAGATTAACTTATCGAAACCTTGCGTTACGCCTTCGTTCAATTTGTTATGGCTTAGGTCGAGTTGTTCCACCCACTTAGGAATTCTTGGCACCGTAACCAACTTTTTATCGGAACAGTCAACATACTGTACCAAGCAATCGCACTTTTGCGGGCATTCATAGTTTTCAGAAAATGCAGAGCATcgtagtaatattaatattgacgTCACAACCCGCAATAAATGGGAGTCTCCCATTTTTACGCAGCGAAGCTCGATTCATTGAATGCAAACAATGTTTTGTTGctgttattacataattttgacGAAAACGTATTCacaaattaagttttcttGATTGTTCACTCACAGACACCAAATTATTGCATTACATTTTGTCACCAATGCTTTAACAGACGCATAATAACAacacaacaaaatatttacaccTAATAACTCGGCCGCCATTTTCTATAAGCAGGCGGCAGGGAATAGAGTGTAGACTACTGAATAGATTAAAGACACTAGACAGTAGTGACGACGAATACGGAATAAATATTCTGTATTGCCGTCTTCAAATTGCAGATAGAaggcataaaatataaattatttgtattcgttttttgaatatatttttttattatttaataattatttatatgctTAATATAGTTATTGTTCACATCACAAAAAACAGGAAATATTTCATCCGCAATTAATACAtctaatttgtaaaataataagaatgtGTTAGCCTAAGCCTTGCTAGATGCTCAACCCTAAGTTATAATATGCTCATTGCTCTCCCCTGCTGTGCAGCAAtgaatttgtcttaaaaattGATCAACACGACAAATGTCTTTCAATGACTTTCTGTAACTGTTGCTTACTGTTTCATTAAGTACCACTAGTTATATCCAAAATGATTTGTCACATTGATCGTATTTATTCAGATTTGAGACTCAGTGCCTTGAGTCACACCTCTGAATCTAATTATCAGACAAAAacaacaatataattaaatttgatgtCATAGGTTTGAATCTGTTAGTACTTTGGCATAAGGCAAGAGTTTATTCCGTGTGGATGTGTGCTTAAAgcacattaataaaatagcaaaATAACTTACATAAGCCATGGCAGCTGTTGTGGATCTTGTGTgcctaaaataaaatttaattttacttactttATATGTGGACCAGGTGAGAAAATAACAGTTTTCAGTttaccaaaaacatttttagtttaaCTAAAGTCTAGGCTGGACACCAAAGAAAATTCATACAGGGGCTAAAACTCCTCTTAGGTCATAACGCTAGATATGCGTAAGCTATGACTTTAGCTCAAATGTTATGTTGATatgaaacatatattaaattgataagttttttatagtaataataggtttacaaggcttataataatttcatctAAATGGTTTAAGTTAACAGTctgagaaaatattaaaatcttgcttatcatacatattatatggtACATCCCCAAAAAccgtaataaatacaaattcaaattttgaattgcgttttaagtttgattacctttaatattttctatgcAAGCAAAGTCTCAAATGTTTGTGTCTAAACTGTCGAGTCTGTTGATGTAATTGAATTTTCAATTTACCTGCAATAAGAACAGTATTTGtttgatatataataaaataatacttaaaaacacTACATGTAGCAACACGGAAGTTATTAGAATTCACAACAGTTTTAGTACAAAAGAGATGTatgttaaaactaaaaaaaaaccttactttaataaatatttaaagtataacATGTACATCATACATGTCATATTAAgtatatcaaaaaataaacatactttCATAATTCATATGACATATATTTTGAGTTCAAAACACTTTTACAAAATTGAAATTaggcaattaaatttttttattaacttgaaAGTTGGCATTTGATAACTACAAATGACATTTACAGCAGTCAGCGACAGCCGATTTATGGCTAGTTTCTATAATCTATGGATACATAATTCTCTCTtctcttaataatttatgtttaaatcgCTACAAATAGCATTCGTCGCGTCGGATTTGCGTCTATAAGTAAATTAGTTAGACTTAATTTATCTATTAACCTTTGCCCAAGATAAAATGTAGCCGTAGTTTTTTTGTCTATTGCGTGCATTGATTAAAATCGTGTCCTTTTTTTCGATTTTCAGGGGGGACCCTAGACGTCGGAAGAATCCATCTTATAAGGGAAGCCATTTAAAAGTGAAAGAAACGAAAAACTAAAGTTCATAAACTGGCGTTAAAACAGCAAATAAGgggatttatgttatttttattttctaacgCCATTCTAAGACGTAAAAAAgagataaaattatgtttgtcATGTTTACGTAGATACTACTTTTTCAGGCTCTTTCGACATTTTtatcgataaaaataaaatgtcgagcgttaataattatttatataggtattattttttaatataagaattatttatcACGTTTAtacttaatgttttaaattttcatagttgtagttttaaattaaagatataGAGTCGGtatgtgtaaaaatattaaagcctTTTATTCGTATAAtagagtatttacaatatttagggtatgttccgatatacactgcgagtactgtatagtgctcccactgttcaaaaatttgttccgctatggactgcagtatacagccgcagcgtcctaggaaatatatgacgtcacaaatccccgctatacttctactgcgagcactggcgttttcgaggtaaggtactcgcagtgctttgatcacgtgatcaatcaaaaccacttgaatgcctaacggctgatataacttacagtttaataacaaacatttacaattctaacttactttctttgtagtatgaatttaattgacagttaatattaatatagattttttaatgcgataatactccaataatagtttgtcttgttgaattgaaaaactttgatgcactcatttgaaaactgtgtcgaaaaacgaagctgactagtatactggactgcgttccgttttaaattgtaaccagtatagctggctatagagaaacggtttcacagtatactaaattgacggta harbors:
- the LOC125053031 gene encoding peflin isoform X1, translating into MAYPGGGQQLEMGHGPYPSMGPGGTVSPQVQQWFRAVDKDQSGFITAIELKAALVNGQGQNFSDTACNLMIGMFDKDRSGHINLEEFDKLYTYINQWLAVFKTYDTDQSGHIDQPELSQALGQMGFRFSPEFISFLTKRNDPREGKISVDNFIVLCVQLQRFTEAFRARDTQQNGTVTLGFEEFLNIALSCSV
- the LOC125053031 gene encoding peflin isoform X2 → MGHGPYPSMGPGGTVSPQVQQWFRAVDKDQSGFITAIELKAALVNGQGQNFSDTACNLMIGMFDKDRSGHINLEEFDKLYTYINQWLAVFKTYDTDQSGHIDQPELSQALGQMGFRFSPEFISFLTKRNDPREGKISVDNFIVLCVQLQRFTEAFRARDTQQNGTVTLGFEEFLNIALSCSV
- the LOC125053027 gene encoding leucine-rich repeats and immunoglobulin-like domains protein 3; the encoded protein is MGDSHLLRVVTSILILLRCSAFSENYECPQKCDCLVQYVDCSDKKLVTVPRIPKWVEQLDLSHNKLNEGVTQGFDKLISLRILKLDKNAIQNIPSFLEQNQVQEVSLNKNSITEIDIGRFPTNCSIKVLSLNSNRIRLIKDGALNNLTNLNTLKLNKNAISSLPHHLFMYQSNLKTLELNHNKLHVINGLLFQGLSNLTTLKIRFNSVENIMDGAFLGFKSVNLLQLDHNKIKSVSKGWMYGLESLTTLSLANNLILHIDIGSWELCSNLQFLDLSHNYLIQIEGRSFQHLINLHTLNLSSNNISVISQEAFSHIIQLKSLFLNNNKISWTVEDMSGAFSKLQNLETFSLSANHIKSISSRAFEGLTNLNELDLRGNNITSIQQHAFDSLTNIRKLHLNTTSLLCDCKILWMVKWIKDKLEHKFVTATCAYPAEVRGTLLSRLKEENCGDSPKPKIVNHPKSHLAIKNRSANLLCSATSNPFSNMTFLWRKNNDNISNPVVYENVTLTNKGQQATSVLVIPDVSHTDSGKYQCVVSNKFGTTYSTKAKMNIVTFPRFLKTPTNVTVRTGETVTLNCAATGDPPPEISWKKDGGNDFPAARERRMNVMPTDHLFFIVNAKPTDMGIYSCAAKNPAGTIIANATLSVLQEPSFIRVMGNKEVTSGEPVVLECMVQGSPPPVLKWLKDGSPILPSERHFLAGNNQLLIIIGAQSGDAGHYECEITNNLGTKKEIIELKVLPPVAIMVKEENMTGIIIITVVCCAVGTSIIWVVIIYHTRRRMARAMRSYPTESVKMTQVVHSDSDSPHMFPDNTSEHSSCKDSGTGDSAKQTSFDGVPTDRSEPVHFETAVCHSYSPVPEAHKLLPSSFKPSIQVCVNTCVTPATYSFSSHNSNV